Proteins encoded by one window of Desulfallas thermosapovorans DSM 6562:
- a CDS encoding VOC family protein, translating to MVGVEIDMVVTDSLKALELYEKIFDIQRVEVTDFPKGENEVVFTLYGVRFHMLDENPQFELRAPTPDQPKAIWFNILVPDIEETFSKAISAGCTVVQPVTELPDYGVSNAIFSDSFGYIWMLHQIHKEVSFEERIRLWEEKKG from the coding sequence ATGGTCGGAGTAGAAATCGATATGGTTGTTACAGACAGCTTGAAAGCATTGGAATTATACGAAAAAATATTTGATATCCAGCGTGTTGAGGTTACAGATTTTCCGAAAGGTGAAAATGAAGTTGTTTTTACCCTGTACGGGGTACGTTTTCACATGTTGGATGAAAACCCGCAATTTGAACTGAGAGCACCAACCCCGGATCAACCCAAAGCCATTTGGTTTAACATTCTTGTCCCTGACATCGAGGAAACATTTTCAAAGGCGATCAGCGCCGGCTGCACTGTAGTGCAACCTGTGACGGAATTGCCTGATTATGGAGTATCAAACGCCATATTTAGCGATTCTTTCGGCTATATATGGATGCTGCATCAAATACATAAAGAGGTGAGTTTTGAGGAACGCATACGACTTTGGGAGGAAAAAAAGGGGTAA